ACCACCGAACGAACCGAGCGGATTCGCTCGACGGCGGGCGTCGACCACGCGTCCCCGGTCCTCGTCGAGACGATCCAGGTGCAACCGCCCGGGCGTGACGACCCACAGCGCGTCCTCGCCGTCGGCGTCGTCCCCGGAGACGAGCCGGCGACCGTCGCCGGGCTCCCAACCGACGACCTGGATGGCGAGGGGGTCGTCCTCTCTGAAGCCGCTGGCGCCCAGCTCGAGGCGTCGGCAGCCGACGAGGTCGTCGTCACGACGACGGACGACGGGGACGACCCGGAGACGTGGACCGTTGCGAGCGTCGAGCGCTCGTCCGCCAACTCCGACACCGACGTTCCGGTCGTGCTCGTCTCGCTCGACGAACTTCAGGCCATTACCGGTGCTGGTCACGGCGAGCTCGCCGACAGAATCCTGGTCTGGGGTGACGACGACTCCGCAGCGGCGGCCAGCGAGGAGGCCTACCCGTACGCGACGATCGAGACGACCTCGAGCGTCGATCCCGAGACGCTCTTCGGTGACGGGTTAGCGCTCGCGACGAGTGCGATCGCACTGGTCGTTGGCGTCGCCGTCTGCTCGCTCGTCGTCGCGACGACCGCGGGGCTGGCCGTCGACGAGGACCGACGGACGCTCGCGATTCTCGCGGCGGTTGGCTTCTCCACGTCGAGTCGGCTCTCCGTGGTCGCGATCACGACGCTGGTGACGACCGCCGGCGGAGCGCTCGTCGGCATCGCACTCGGGGTCGGCGGGATCGTCGCCGTCAACGAACTCGCCGGAGCGATCATCGACTCGGGACCCGTCGTTCGCGTCCACCCGATCTTCGTTCCGTACGCCTTCGGCGTCGCGCTCCTCTCGGGCCTGCTCGCGGTTCCGTACCCGTTGGCGGTCGCGATCCGGACGAACGTCCTCGAAGAGGTGGGACGATGACACTCACCGGGGTGAGACGGTGAATCCCCTGCGCCCGGCCGCACGCGTTCGGGCCGTCGTCGGCCTCGCCCTCACACAGTTGCGACGAGCGCCCGGCCGGACCGTACTGACCGTCGTCGCGATCGCGCTGGCCGTCCTCTCGGTGACGTTGCTGGTGAGCCTCGGCGTCGGCGTCTTCGAGGCCGGACAGGAACGGCTCGACGAGAGCAACCGGGACATCTGGATCACGAGCGATCCACTCGATTCCTCCTCCGGAGGGACCGAGAACGCGATCGTCGACTCCCACGCCGTCGCCGCCGACGTCCACGAGCGCGAGGACGTTCGGTTCGCGACGCCGATCGCGATGCATAGCACGTACGTCGGAACCGATCCAGACGACCTCGAGCCCGTCACCGCCGTCGGCATCCCGGAAACCCACGGCGGATTCGACTTCGAGCACGGCGGGGGCTTCTCGCTCGAGGACTACCACGGCGAGGACGTCGACGATCCCGCCGCCTCGGCACCCGACGTGATCGTACTCGATCCGGCGTTCGCCGCGGCGATCGACGCCTCGGTCGGCGACACCGTCTACGTCGGCACCAGCAGGGAGACGGCACCGAACCACGAGTATACCGTCGTCGGTATCTCCGGACACTACTCGGCGTTCCTTGGCTCGCCCGCCGTAACGATGCCGCTCACCGAGCTGCAGGGCGTCGCCGGGACGTCGGGAACTGACCGGGCGGTGTTCGTCACGGTCGACGTCGCCGAGGGTGCAGATCGAACCGCGGTCCGAAACGACCTCGCGGCGACCTATCCGGCGTACGACGTGCGCACGAGCGACGAACAGCTCGGGGCGATGATTCAAGACCGCGCGCTCGTCGTCGCCAGCGGCGTGACGCTGGTCGCACTCGCGGTCTGTGGCGGCCTGTTGCTCACGGTGAACCTGTTCGTCCTCGTGGCATACCAGCAACGCGACGAACTGGCGGCGCTCCGGGCGATTGGGCTCTCGCGGTGGTTGCTCGCGGGGACGATCGCCGTCCAGGGGTTCGTCATCGGGCTCCTCGGTGGCCTCGTCGCCCTCGTCGCGACGCCCCCTGCTGTCCTCGGACTCAACCGACTCGTCGCCTCGCTCGTCGGTTTCGAACAGCTCCTGCGGACCCCGCCGGAAGTCTACGCCGTCGGCGGCGTCATCGCGCTCGTCGTCGGAACGGTCGCGGCTGCCGTCACCGGCTGGCGGGCCGGCCGATACGCCCGACTCGAGCGCCTCGAGGTGTGACTCGAGCGGCGCCGAGGAACACCTCCGGGAGACGGGAAGTGACTCGAGCGAGGACAGCTCGGGGGTGTCCGACAGTTCCGACACACCCGCGACCCGTTCGGCGGGATGCGCTGGCATCTCGTTTCAGCCGCCTCCGACGCCGTCTGCACTTCCGAGTAAGCCTCGTTCGGCCGTCAGATCGACCGGTACGGTCCCAGTCGCGTCCCGTCGAGCAGATACGCCTCCCCCTCGGCCAGCCCCTCGGGGAGAAACGGCGCGAGAAACTCTTGCCCGGGAACGTTCACCCAGGTCCCGCCGACGAGGTCGTTGAACGCTGGCACGACGACGAGACGTGGCGGCGCCCCATCCTCGAGCCACGGCAGCCCCTCGTCGCTCGTTCGCTCGGCGAACGGCTCCGGGTCGAGCCGTCCCCGGACCCACACTGGTTCGACGTGACTGCCACCGACTTCGTCCTCGAGTCGGACGAACGGGTGTTCGTGGCCCAGACAGACCACGTCGGCCTCGAGGACCTCGCGGGCCGGCCAGGTGTGGCCGTGACAGACGCCAAGGCCGTCGAGCGCGACCCCGCTGCCGGGGACGATCTCGACGCCCTCGAGCCACGTCTCGATCGCTCCGTCGTGGTTGCCCTTCACCAGCGTCACCGAGAGCGCAGGCGGCAGCGACTCGAACAGCACCTCGAGTTCGCCTCGCTCGGCTCCGCCGGGCTCGCCGATCGAGTGCATCAGGTCACCGAGGACGACCAGTCGATCGACCCGGGTACGCTCGAGCAGCGACAGCAGCCGCTCCCGGCGTTCGTCGGCACGGCTCGGAATCTCCACGCCGCGTTCGTACCGGAGGCCGGCCTCGTACCCCGCGTGGTAGTCGGCGATGACCAGCGCACGCCCCTCGTCGAGCGTGGCCACGGCCGCCGGTTCGTCGGGAACTGGCTCGAGCGTCACGGCCGGCCCCTCCGACCGCCCTCGAGCGACACGCGAGCCCGAACGCCGACCATCAGATCGCTTTCAGCGTCTCGTCGTCCGGTTCGTAACACTGTCCGCCCATCAGCGCGTCCTGGATTGCCGCCTCGACGTCGGCCTCGCTCGTGCCGGTCTCCTCGGCGACGGTCGAGACGACCGCCTCGCGATCGGCACCCTCGCCGTCGTCGAGGTCGGTCATCGTCTCGACGACGTACTCCTGGACGTCGATCTCCTCGAGGTCGAGGTCTGCGTCGGGCTCTTCGTCCTCGTCGATAGATTCCTCGCCCTCGTCCGCGGCTTGCTCGTCCTCGTCGATAGAGTCCCCGTCGTCGTCAGACGCAGCCGCGTTGGCAGCTGAGTCGGCGACGTCGGCGGTGTCGTCCATCTCGTCGGCCGAATCGGCTGGCTCTTCGAGCTCCGTCGCGGGGGCCGTGGCGTCGACGGCTTCGATTCCTTCGTCCTCGTCTACGAGGTCGGGTTCGGGATCGGACTCGGCCTCGGGGACGTCGATACCAGCCTCACCTGGCTCACCGACTTCGGCGCCGGTCGAGAACTCGGCGCCGAACTCCTCTTCGAGCTCTTCGCGCTCCTCGTCGTCCATCTCGTACATTCCCCCACCGGCCGCCTCGAAGTCGCCGAGTTCGTCTCCGTCCTCGTGCTCGGCGACGTCGGTCGACTCGTCGAACGAGGTCGTTTCTGTGGTCGTCTCGACGTCGTCGTCGGCTGCCGTCGTCTCGAGTTCGTCCGTCTCTTCCGGTTCGCGTTCGTCCGTCTCTTCCGGTTCGCGTTCGCCCGCCGTCTCGTGTTCAATCTCGGCGCTTTCGGATTCGGCCGACGTACTCGGGACGTCCGTTTCCGTCCCTGCGTCTGCCGTCGCGGCGGATTCGGTCGGCGACGCTACCGCTGGCTCCGACGCCGACTCGGCCGTCGCGTCGGCTGCCGGCTCCGACGCCCCACTCGGGGCCGACGCGCGCACCTCGAGGTCACCCATCGCGGCCAGCGCGGCGAAGCTCGCGGCGTCGGGCGCCGCGTCGCCGGGCTGTCGGTCGAACGAGCGGACCTGGTCGCGGTCGCCAGCGACCACGCGGGCCGCGTCGAGGGAGAGGTCGGCCAGCCCGTCGAGGTACGCCGGCGTGGTTCCGTAGTGGTCCTGTGCCAGCGGGATGCCCATCGCCAGCCCGTCTCCGAGACCGCTCTCGAGGAGGGCCTCGGCGAGGTCGTCGCCGTAGACGTCGAGGTCCGCTGCGCGGGCGTAGGTGGCGATTCGGTCGAGCGTCTGTTCGGCCGTCCCGACGACCCAGCGGTCCCGGGTGTCGGCGTCGACGGTCGCGATGGATTCCGGCCGAACGGAGGTGTAGACCCGGTCTGAGTCCTCGGGCTGGAACGTCCGGGCTTTCCCCGTCACTGCGACGAACAGCGGAGGCTCGGCTCGCTCGAGGAACGCGAGCTGGTCGGGCTGGTACTGGCCGGCGTAGACGACGAACGCGCCC
This portion of the Natronobeatus ordinarius genome encodes:
- a CDS encoding ABC transporter permease, whose protein sequence is MSDEPRQSRRSRWIGLVGLSISRLRTRATTLSTGRLFATVCVVGLTIALLLLVTGVALALADDGIATHDDADVRIVPHDESTLSAVDGVERSRLGDTTERTERIRSTAGVDHASPVLVETIQVQPPGRDDPQRVLAVGVVPGDEPATVAGLPTDDLDGEGVVLSEAAGAQLEASAADEVVVTTTDDGDDPETWTVASVERSSANSDTDVPVVLVSLDELQAITGAGHGELADRILVWGDDDSAAAASEEAYPYATIETTSSVDPETLFGDGLALATSAIALVVGVAVCSLVVATTAGLAVDEDRRTLAILAAVGFSTSSRLSVVAITTLVTTAGGALVGIALGVGGIVAVNELAGAIIDSGPVVRVHPIFVPYAFGVALLSGLLAVPYPLAVAIRTNVLEEVGR
- a CDS encoding ABC transporter permease, with the protein product MNPLRPAARVRAVVGLALTQLRRAPGRTVLTVVAIALAVLSVTLLVSLGVGVFEAGQERLDESNRDIWITSDPLDSSSGGTENAIVDSHAVAADVHEREDVRFATPIAMHSTYVGTDPDDLEPVTAVGIPETHGGFDFEHGGGFSLEDYHGEDVDDPAASAPDVIVLDPAFAAAIDASVGDTVYVGTSRETAPNHEYTVVGISGHYSAFLGSPAVTMPLTELQGVAGTSGTDRAVFVTVDVAEGADRTAVRNDLAATYPAYDVRTSDEQLGAMIQDRALVVASGVTLVALAVCGGLLLTVNLFVLVAYQQRDELAALRAIGLSRWLLAGTIAVQGFVIGLLGGLVALVATPPAVLGLNRLVASLVGFEQLLRTPPEVYAVGGVIALVVGTVAAAVTGWRAGRYARLERLEV
- a CDS encoding metallophosphoesterase, with translation MTLEPVPDEPAAVATLDEGRALVIADYHAGYEAGLRYERGVEIPSRADERRERLLSLLERTRVDRLVVLGDLMHSIGEPGGAERGELEVLFESLPPALSVTLVKGNHDGAIETWLEGVEIVPGSGVALDGLGVCHGHTWPAREVLEADVVCLGHEHPFVRLEDEVGGSHVEPVWVRGRLDPEPFAERTSDEGLPWLEDGAPPRLVVVPAFNDLVGGTWVNVPGQEFLAPFLPEGLAEGEAYLLDGTRLGPYRSI
- a CDS encoding RPA family protein, with the translated sequence MSADRPGREVAYRLFAAEYDDASLSHTESDEERAPNYVVTPTGARVNRLFVVGTLTEVTSVNDEMVRARVVDPTGAFVVYAGQYQPDQLAFLERAEPPLFVAVTGKARTFQPEDSDRVYTSVRPESIATVDADTRDRWVVGTAEQTLDRIATYARAADLDVYGDDLAEALLESGLGDGLAMGIPLAQDHYGTTPAYLDGLADLSLDAARVVAGDRDQVRSFDRQPGDAAPDAASFAALAAMGDLEVRASAPSGASEPAADATAESASEPAVASPTESAATADAGTETDVPSTSAESESAEIEHETAGEREPEETDEREPEETDELETTAADDDVETTTETTSFDESTDVAEHEDGDELGDFEAAGGGMYEMDDEEREELEEEFGAEFSTGAEVGEPGEAGIDVPEAESDPEPDLVDEDEGIEAVDATAPATELEEPADSADEMDDTADVADSAANAAASDDDGDSIDEDEQAADEGEESIDEDEEPDADLDLEEIDVQEYVVETMTDLDDGEGADREAVVSTVAEETGTSEADVEAAIQDALMGGQCYEPDDETLKAI